One genomic window of Euleptes europaea isolate rEulEur1 chromosome 10, rEulEur1.hap1, whole genome shotgun sequence includes the following:
- the RDH14 gene encoding retinol dehydrogenase 14 has translation MAAAAVVLAAALGGGLLLLARRLWSAAGKGARSAAAASMEGKTVIITGANSGLGRAAAAELLRQHARVILACRDRGRAEEAARELRAELGLCSRGGGECRGELLVREVDLASLRSVRRFCQQVLQEQPRLDVLINNAGIFQCPYTKTEDGFEMQFGVNHLGHFLLTNLLLGLLKSSAPSRIVVVSSALYKYGEINFDDLNSELSYNKSFAYSRSKLANLLFARELARRLEGTGVTVNALHPGIVRTNLGRHIHIPLLVKPLLNLVSWAFFRSPLEGAQTSIYLASSPEVEGVSGKYFGNCKEQPLLPKATDDLVARKLWDISEVMVGLLK, from the exons ATGGCCGCCGCGGCGGTCGTGCTGGCCGCGGCTCTGGGCGGAGGGTTGCTTCTCCTCGCCCGGCGCCTGTGGTCGGCGGCGGGGAAGGGGGCGAGGAGCGCGGCCGCCGCCTCGATGGAAGGCAAGACGGTGATCATCACCGGGGCCAACAGCGGCCtggggcgggcggcggcggcggagctgCTACGGCAACACGCGAGGGTCATCCTGGCCTGCCGGGACCGCGGCCGCGCCGAGGAGGCGGCGCGCGAGCTCCGCGCGGAGCTGGGCCTGTGCTCGCGGGGAGGGGGCGAGTGCCGCGGGGAGCTGCTGGTGcgagaggttgacctggcctccctCCGCTCCGTGCGCCGCTTCTGCCAGCAGGTCCTGCAG GAACAGCCGAGGCTGGATGTCTTGATCAACAACGCGGGGATATTCCAGTGCCCCTACACGAAGACCGAGGACGGTTTCGAGATGCAGTTTGGTGTCAACCACTTGGGCCACTTCTTGCTCACAAACCTCCTCCTGGGGCTTCTCAAGAGCTCCGCCCCCAGCAGGATTGTGGTGGTTTCCTCCGCCCTTTACAAATACGGAGAGATCAACTTCGACGACTTGAACAGCGAGCTGAGCTACAACAAGAGCTTCGCTTACAGCCGAAGCAAACTGGCTAACCTCCTCTTTGCCAGGGAGTTGGCCCGACGCTTAGAAGGCACCGGCGTCACCGTCAATGCCCTCCATCCCGGTATTGTCAGAACAAATCTTGGCAGGCACATACATATTCCTTTACTGGTAAAGCCCCTCTTAAATTTGGTGTCTTGGGCTTTCTTCAGATCCCCCTTGGAAGGAGCCCAGACATCTATTTATCTGGCCTCCTCTCCTGAAGTAGAGGGGGTATCTGGGAAATATTTTGGAAACTGCAAGGAGCAGCCGCTACTGCCTAAAGCCACTGATGACTTAGTGGCAAGGAAACTATGGGATATCAGCGAGGTGATGGTGGGGCTGCTAAAATAA